Proteins from a genomic interval of Chitinophagales bacterium:
- the ygiD gene encoding 4,5-DOPA dioxygenase extradiol, with the protein MNRKTFLKSLAVIPLAAGTMKLTELNKITQPYGNTDKMPVLFLGHGSPMNAIEENEFVQGFRKVGAEIPKPTAILVVSAHWETRGTFVTAMEKPRTIHDFGGFPQALFDVQYPAPGSPEMAQETKNIVTKTSIGLDDKWGLDHGAWSVVKHLYPNADVPVFQLSLDYRQTPQYHYELAKELAALRQKGVLIIGSGNMVHNLRMVAWDKMNVVGGYGYDWAIEASEKMKQAILSDNHQTLIDFQSQGRAFDLAIPTPEHYLPLLYALALKEENEKMSLFNDKALAGSLTMTSVKVG; encoded by the coding sequence ATGAACCGAAAAACATTTCTCAAATCACTGGCAGTAATCCCTTTAGCAGCAGGAACTATGAAACTAACCGAACTCAATAAAATCACCCAACCATACGGCAATACCGACAAAATGCCCGTCTTGTTTTTGGGGCATGGCAGCCCGATGAATGCCATTGAAGAAAACGAATTTGTGCAGGGTTTCCGAAAAGTGGGTGCAGAAATTCCCAAACCAACAGCCATTTTAGTCGTGTCGGCACATTGGGAAACAAGGGGAACTTTTGTGACGGCAATGGAAAAGCCCCGAACGATTCACGATTTTGGCGGATTTCCACAAGCCCTGTTTGATGTGCAATATCCCGCCCCTGGCAGCCCTGAAATGGCGCAAGAAACCAAAAACATTGTGACCAAAACCAGTATTGGTTTGGACGACAAATGGGGATTGGACCACGGTGCTTGGTCGGTGGTCAAACATTTGTACCCCAATGCCGATGTCCCTGTTTTTCAATTGAGTTTGGATTACAGACAAACGCCTCAATACCACTATGAGTTGGCAAAAGAACTCGCTGCTCTTCGCCAAAAAGGCGTATTGATTATTGGCAGCGGCAATATGGTTCACAATCTCCGAATGGTGGCTTGGGACAAAATGAACGTGGTAGGTGGATATGGCTACGACTGGGCAATTGAAGCGAGTGAAAAAATGAAACAAGCCATTCTTTCCGACAATCACCAAACCTTGATTGACTTCCAATCACAAGGCAGGGCTTTTGACCTCGCTATTCCTACGCCCGAACACTATTTGCCTTTGCTCTATGCTTTGGCATTGAAGGAAGAAAACGAAAAGATGAGTTTGTTCAACGACAAGGCTTTGGCAGGGTCGTTGACGATGACTTCGGTGAAGGTTGGGTAA
- a CDS encoding cryptochrome/photolyase family protein, translating to MNAINLVFPHQLFRESPIIENELPIYLVEEFLFFKQYPFHKQKIAFHRASMQSYLHYLQSKNKGVHYIEAHEKQSDIRVLIPALQEQGIQSIHYIDPTDNWLSNRLKIAASQVDISLQSYDNLLFLNTPSDLTSFFKPSQKKFFQTKFYIEQRKNRGILMTDENSPMGGKWSFDAANRKKYPKKKTPPKISYPENNPFYEEAKMYVNQHFQDHLGELIDAPLYPTDYDSSQKWLKEFLKQRFEDFGAYEDAIVNGESILHHSVLTPMLNVGLLTPQEVLDAAFDCAKEYGIPINSNEGFVRQIIGWREFIRGMYECKGTEQRTKNFWGFDRKIPKSFYDGTTGIPPIDNTIQKVLKTGYCHHIERLMILGNFMVLCEFDPDDVYQWFMELFIDAYDWVMVPNVYGMSQFADGGLMSTKPYISGSNYLMKMSDYPKGDWQNIWDALFWRFMHVNRDFFQKNPRLGMLIGSFDKMPSKKQENLINTANDYLQNLIDS from the coding sequence ATGAACGCCATTAACCTCGTATTCCCACACCAACTTTTCCGAGAAAGTCCCATTATAGAGAACGAGCTGCCAATTTATTTGGTAGAAGAATTTCTTTTTTTCAAACAATATCCTTTCCACAAACAAAAAATTGCCTTTCACCGTGCAAGTATGCAATCTTACCTACACTATCTTCAATCGAAAAACAAGGGGGTTCACTACATAGAAGCCCATGAAAAACAGTCCGATATTCGGGTGTTGATTCCTGCATTACAAGAGCAAGGCATCCAATCCATTCACTACATTGACCCAACAGACAACTGGCTATCGAACAGGTTAAAAATTGCAGCCTCTCAAGTAGATATTTCCCTTCAATCTTATGACAACCTGCTATTCCTAAATACCCCTTCTGATTTGACGTCGTTTTTCAAGCCTTCGCAAAAGAAATTTTTTCAGACGAAATTTTACATAGAGCAGCGAAAGAATCGAGGTATTTTGATGACCGACGAAAATAGTCCTATGGGTGGTAAGTGGAGTTTTGATGCGGCAAATCGCAAGAAATATCCCAAGAAAAAGACTCCTCCAAAAATCAGCTATCCCGAAAACAATCCATTTTATGAGGAAGCCAAAATGTATGTGAACCAACACTTTCAAGATCACCTAGGGGAACTAATAGATGCGCCCCTCTACCCTACAGACTATGATTCCAGTCAAAAATGGCTCAAAGAGTTCTTAAAACAACGCTTTGAAGATTTTGGAGCTTATGAGGATGCTATTGTCAACGGAGAATCCATTTTACACCACAGCGTACTAACCCCAATGCTAAATGTAGGACTCCTTACACCTCAGGAAGTTCTGGATGCTGCTTTTGACTGCGCCAAAGAATACGGTATTCCGATAAACTCCAATGAGGGTTTTGTTCGACAAATCATTGGTTGGCGAGAGTTTATTCGAGGTATGTACGAGTGTAAAGGGACTGAACAGCGAACCAAAAATTTTTGGGGTTTTGATAGAAAAATTCCCAAGTCATTTTACGATGGCACAACGGGAATTCCTCCAATTGACAACACCATCCAAAAGGTACTGAAAACAGGTTACTGCCACCACATCGAGCGATTGATGATTTTGGGCAACTTTATGGTCTTGTGCGAATTTGACCCAGATGACGTCTATCAATGGTTTATGGAACTGTTCATTGATGCCTATGATTGGGTGATGGTTCCCAATGTTTATGGCATGAGTCAGTTTGCAGATGGCGGTTTGATGAGTACCAAACCGTACATCAGTGGCAGCAATTATCTGATGAAAATGAGCGATTATCCAAAGGGTGATTGGCAAAACATTTGGGATGCTTTGTTTTGGAGATTCATGCACGTAAACCGTGATTTTTTTCAGAAAAACCCTCGTTTGGGTATGCTGATTGGAAGTTTCGATAAGATGCCTAGTAAAAAGCAAGAAAACTTAATCAATACTGCCAATGACTACCTCCAAAATTTGATTGACTCCTAA